A window of Bos mutus isolate GX-2022 chromosome 3, NWIPB_WYAK_1.1, whole genome shotgun sequence genomic DNA:
CCACACAGCTCAGGTAGCCCAATTATTCTACTCCAACCCAATACCTTTTCGGGGAGGGGGTCACAGCCAGTCACATGGAGAGGCGCATAACATTACTTGTACACAGAGATGGGCGCTGACTGAGAAGAAAGGCCGTACGGTGGGACACATATAACTCTTCTCCTTTCACTACCCTCTAAAACCCTCCTTGAACTGTAGATATCTTCTAgaagaaaccatggaaacagaaaCTTCAAACCTTTTGAAATCATCCTCTGAGAACTTGCAGGAAGAGCAGGGTCTCCACTGATCCTTGAAGAATGGGTTTTTAGTGGGAGGGTGTTGGGGGACTGTCTGGGCTTCTTGGTCAGTGATCTCAGACAGGGACTTCTCTATGAGGGGCTTCCATGGGGGCAACCTAAGAATTTTGCTGTCTTCTTGGGGATGAGCTGTGGGAAGCTATATGAGGGGCTTCCATGGGGGCAGCCTAAGCATTTTGCTATCTTCTTAGGGATGGGCTGTGGGAAACTACAGCTTCCTATTTGGGCCTAGGTTGTCCCACTTGCCTAGGGAGAGCGGGATCCTGGGTGGGCCCTCCTTGCTGTGTACTTACctcttgccccccaccccactcccctgccCAGGAGTCTGGGGTACAGACACAGAAGAGCGGCTGGTAGAGCATCTCCTGGATCCTTCCCGCTACAACAAACTTATCCGCCCAGCCACCAATGGCTCTGAGCTGGTGACAGTACAGCTCATGGTGTCACTAGCCCAGCTCATCAGTGTGGTGAGTGGGGGTCCCAAGCTCTCTGCCCAGCTACTGAAATTGGCATAGCCATAATATGTTTGCAATAATTCTCCTGGAGTCCCCAAGGCTTGGGCAGGTGGGGGAAGGAGCCTGGGTTGTGTAGGGGGCCCACAGACTTGAGGGACGGTGGCGGGGGGGCACTTCTCAGCAGCTTCTCTTTCCTGCAGCATGAGCGGGAGCAGATCATGACCACCAATGTCTGGCTGACTCAGGTTAGAGTTCTTCCTGCCCACACCTCTGGGCGtctctttcctccattttttttttttttgcatgtgcttTTCCCTCTTTGAATCTCCTCAAGAGAGGCAGAAAGGTATAGACCTCGGGATCTTAAATAACTGGATATGAGTCTTGGTTCTTCTACTCACCAGCTCTGTTAACTTTGAATATGTCAAACACTGCAAGATTCATTTTCTCATTCACAAAACGTAGATTCTAATATCTTGGCTTGGCTATGCAAATTAAATGAGAAGCCACTTTTGCTGGGCCGAGAAGTCACGGTGGCAATgcaatgacttttaaaaactttaagcCAAATAGGCCTCCTCTTGTCTCTGTCCTTGACCTTGAGCCCCTCCCAGGGCAGAGATTGGTGctgcctccctctttccctttcccaggAGTGGGAGGATTATCGCCTCACCTGGAAGCCTGAGGAATTTGACAACATGAAGAAAGTTCGGCTCCCTTCCAAACACATCTGGCTCCCAGATGTGGTCCTATACAACAAGTAGGTGACCCTGGAGGGAtgggaaggctggaggagaactTGAGAGTGCTCAGGTCTTAGAGAAAGTAAATTAGCTCATGCTGGGGGAGAGAAGGGACTTTTCATTGGCACAGACAAGTCACTACTCAGATGGACAAACCCAAACCAGTGAGGTATAGTGTGGACAGCCAAGGTAACTTGGGTCATGGCCAGGTCCCTCCCAGTCAATTAGGACTCCCAGTGTTTGGAGCTGCGGTGTGACACAAACAAGGACTGACAGTCCCCAGTGtacaaactgattaaaaaataggcTTTCCTGGAGAAATGGTAAGAATCAAAGACCTTGGAGGTCCGAGTTTCTCCCCCAGGTTCCATCTGCTCTCCTACAATAAGCCATCTTACCTCCAAGACCCAAAGCCACTAGTCCCTAGGCTCTAGGTACCATCTCCTGTTCCCACCTGCCCCTGTCCCTCTCCATTGCTCTGGGCTCCTCACTCTGAGCTTCCTGGCTCCCCCAACTTCTCCATCTTCATGTGGACCAACGGGCTTATACAGTGAATGACAAGTAACAGAGGGGCCCCTCAGGCCTTCTGACCAGGACACCTCTTCTCCCCACCAACCCACCCACATCCCCTTCTTGCTTATTAATTCCTGGTCCTTCCTATCTCCCTCTTCCCATACCTCCCTTTGGCTTTCCTCTCTTCCCACTCTGGGCCGGGTGGATGGATGGGGTGGAGGCATGCTTAAGTCAGGGCTGACTGTGCCATCCCTTGGCAGTGCCGACGGCATGTACGAGGTGTCCTTCTATTCCAATGCGGTGGTCTCCTATGATGGCAGCATCTTCTGGCTGCCGCCTGCCATCTACAAGAGCGCATGCAAGATCGAGGTAAAGCACTTCCCGTTTGACCAGCAGAACTGCACCATGAAGTTCCGCTCGTGGACCTACGACCGCACTGAGATCGACCTGGTGCTCAAGAGTGATGTGGCCAACCTGGACGACTTCACACCCAGCGGCGAGTGGGACATAGTGGCGCTGCCCGGCCGACGCAACGAGAACCCGGATGACTCCACTTACGTGGACATCACATACGACTTCATCATCCGTCGCAAGCCACTCTTCTACACCATCAATCTCATCATCCCCTGCGTCCTCATCACCTCTCTAGCCATCCTCGTCTTCTACCTGCCGTCTGACTGCGGTGAGAAGATGACGCTCTGCATCTCCGTGCTGCTGGCGCTTACAGTCTTCCTGCTGCTTATCTCTAAGATCGTGCCGCCCACCTCCCTTGACGTTCCGCTAGTCGGCAAGTACCTCATGTTCACCATGGTGCTGGTCACCTTCTCCATCGTCACCAGCGTGTGCGTGCTCAACGTGCACCACCGCTCACCCACCACGCACACCATGGCGCCCTGGGTCAAGGTCGTCTTCCTGGAGAAGCTGCCCACGCTGCTGTTCATGCAGCAGCCGCGCCACCGCTGCGCCCGCCAACGCCTTCGCCTGCGGCGGCGCCAGCGCGAGCGAGAGGGAGCCGGCGCTCTCTTCCGCGAGGCCCTGGGGGCCGACTCCTGCACGTGCTTCGTCAACCGCGCGTCGGTGCAGGGCTTGGCTGGGGCCTTCGGCTCGGAGCCGGCGCCGGCAGCAGGCCCCGGGCGCGCCAGGGGGCCGTGTGGCTGCGGCCTCCGGGAGGCGGTGGACGGCGTGCGCTTCATCGCAGATCATATGCGGAGTGAGGACGACGACCAGAGCGTGAGTGCAGCTCAGGGACTCGGGCATGGGATGCGGGGCTGCAGGGCCCCTCACAAGCTCCGCAGACAAAGCTAATCGGAGTGCAGGATGCCGACAATGCGAGTCTGGTCTGGGGCTGTGGGCCTGGGTGCTGGCGCAGCCTCTCCTTTGGCTTCTGGGAGGTGGCGCCGCCTAAGTCGCCGTTGGTCCAGGATGACCTTGCTGCTTCCCGAGTACTAGCATTCGGAGGGAAATGCCTCGGCTGGGGCATCCTTAGTGTCGTTAGTTTTGGAAAGGTGGCCACAAAGGGGAGGAGGCCCTTGTGGGTTTGCAGCTGTCCTGTGGCTGTGTCCCCAGAGACCCTCTCTGCCGCTTGTGTTCCCAAGACCATGTTGTTAACCTGCAGCTCTTTGCACAAATGAGGATGAATCCTTGGGGTGCCCCGTGTTGGGGGCAAAATTGAGGGCAGTAGAAAGTGTGTATGGGAGGTGTTGGGGTGGTTAGGTGGCTCCACCGGCCACTGGGAAGAGGACAGAACCCCAAATCAATATCCGTTTCCTTCTCTTCTGAATTCTCAGGGAATGGCCTTGTGAAATATTTATGGAGGTGGAGGCAGGTGAAGGCCAGGGCTTCCAAGACCTGCCCAGAGCTTTCTGCACACACGGCCTTTTCTGCAGTGGCTCTACCTGAAGGGGACTCCTTGAACACTGAACCAGGGGATGAGGAGTGGGGAAGATGAGGGGTTGACTTCCCCTCACTTGGGGTTGTGGCTGGCCCTATTCAGCAGTCTTTAATCACGTGGCTGGTTCCAGGCTGCGGCTCAACTGTTGCCATGATAACTGGCCATGTTCCCACTGGGATGCAGTCATTCTGGCCTGGGGAGTAAGGAAGGGTGGGCTCCTGCATTATCGTTTGTGAGGGGTGGGATGCTCCAGAGCCTAGTGTTTCTGTCCCTTGGGAGGGCAGGAGCTGGGGCTTGAGCCAGGAAGCAGGTTATGGTCCTGATGGAAGATGAGAGGGACCGAGGCAAGAGAGGATGGGGCTAGAGGCTCAGAGGTGGCTGAGGCCAAGTGGGGAATGCTGGTGGTGCAGGGGCTCAGCTGGCTGTGCCACTGTCTCTGCCTCCCCCACTGCAGCAAACGCATGTAATGTGCATTTACTGAGCTAGGTGATGAGGACACAATGACCTACTTGGATGTTTCACAGGCATCTCAAACTTAACATGTCCAAAACTGAGTGCTTGATTTACATCCCCACCACCAACTTGCTCCTCCTCTCATCTCCCCATCCTTCAGTAAATGACATCACCATCCACCCAATGGTTTAGACCAGAAGCCTGGAGTGATCCTCGATGCCTGTCTTTCTTATCTCCCCCACCATCCAAATCATCAGAAGTTCTGTCTTGTGAGCTCAACCTCCAGAATCATTCTCAGCTTCATCCTTCATTCACCATCTCCATGCTGCCTCCCTGGCTGTGCCTCCATCAGCTCTTGCCTGGCCCAGGGCAGGGGATTCTGATGGTCTCCCTGACTCAGTTCTTGTGCTTCTCCATCCAAACAATGTCCCCTGCTCACCACGTGTCATCTCTCCACAGCTCAGGTCACTGGCTTATCTGACGCTTGTTCTAAGCAAGCTAAGCTCTTTCCTGCCTCAAGACCTTTGCACATACTGGTCCATCTGCTTGgaatgcccttttttttttcccttttaaaaattattactattattaatttttgccCTATTGTTGAGAGTAAGTGACCCTTTATCCCAAATACTCCAGCTTTTCTCTCCCAAGGACAGAGATATTGTCTTCTATAACCCAGGCCTGGTGATCAAATTCAGGAAATTAGCATCAATACCTTTATCTGATATAAAGTCcatactaaaatttttttaattgtctcaGTAATATCCTTTGTACCATCTCCTCCACCTCAGTCCAGGATCTTGAATTGCACTTGGTTGTCCTGTCTCTTTTGTTTGCTTCACTCTGGAACAGTTCCTTAGCTTTGTGTTTCATGGCATAGACATTTTTGAAGGGCCCAGGCCAATTGAAGGTCCCTCAGTTtgcaagttggacatgacttagaaactaaaccaccaccaccacagtttgGGTTTGTCTGGTTCCTTCTTCAATTTATTCCTGATATAGCTGGCTTCTTGTCACTTATCAGATCTTCACTTAAGATATTACTCCCTCAAAGAGGCCTCCCCAAATCATACCCTGAATGATATCTCCCCCTCCATTTCTCTGGCCtttgtttcctggtggctcagacggtaaagcgtctgcctgcagtgcgggagacctgggttcgattcctgggtcgtgaagatcccctggagaaggaaatggcaatccactctagcactcttgcctggaaaatcccatggatggaggagcctgataggctacagtccatggggtcgcaaagagttggacacgacttaactttcactttcaagcacccAAAAGggtgtaattattatttttacttattttgtgtTCATCTCCCTCAGTAGACTGAACTGCAGGATGTGTTTGTCTTGCTCTCTCACATCCCCAGTGCCCAGTAGGGTGCCAGGTACACCGGAGGCACAAGGTTACAGGTGGACATGTGTGCCAAGGTCCAGACTCAGACACAAGTGGAATGGCTCTGAGTGGAGGCCAGCTCTCATGCAGAGCCTGTGACTGGCTCCCAAACACAGTGGTTATTCTCTTCTGGATGGGTTTATTGGCATCTGAGACTCAGTCCTCACATCCTGGGGCTGTTGGAAGGGGCTCCCAGGCAGTTATATAAGGAGTGAGGCCTGCAGGGCAGCCATTCATTCACTAGTTCAACACTCATTTACTGGAACTCTGTGTTTGAGATGCTGGGATTACAAAAATGAGTCAGATCAGGCCCCTGTAGTTTACAGGCTCATAGCTTCAGTTGGGGTGGGAgtcggggagggaggagaggacagGCATATGAATTGAACTGACAATACGGTGGAGTaaaaatactgggcttccctggtggccagacggtaaagaatctcccctgtaaggctggagacctgggttcaatccctgggtggggaagatcccctggaggagggtatggcaacccactccagtattcttgcctggagaatcccatggacagaagagcctggcgggctaccgtccatggggttgtaaagagtcggacacgactgagtagttGACTAAGCACAGCGCAGCACAGATAATGCTGAGGGAACCccagaggaaacagaggttcaTCCTGATCCGGGGGATCAGAGAAGGCGTCATAGAAGAGGTGACATTTTGATTTAGGCTTTGAAAGATGTGTAGGAGCTCACAAGTAGAGATAGGGAGGACTGGAATTCCAGACTGAGAGGAAACCCAGAGGCACAGAGACCTGGGAGGGCAGACGAGTTTGGTAAGTCTGAGTTGGACTTGGAAGAAGATAAATGTTGGCTCGTATTTGTCATGGATGCTCTTGATTCTAGACTTGGGAGTTTGGGTGGCTGCTGAAGGCACTGGGGTCACTGGAGGCTTTTAAGCAGGCAAGACTGAAGCTGAACTTTGGAACGGTCGCTCTGGGGTCAAGTGATGTGTGATGGAAGTTGCTTATACCCGATCCAGGCCCTTCCTGTATTATGTGACTGATACCGGGTCTCCTACCCTTCCTCTCTCCAGGTGAGTGAGGACTGGAAGTATGTTGCCATGGTGATTGACCGCCTGTTCCTTTGGATCTTTGTCTTCGTCTGTGTCTTTGGCACGATCGGCATGTTCCTGCAGCCTCTCTTCCAGAACTACGCCACTGCCACCTTCCTCCACGCAGACCACTCGGCTCCCAGCTCCAAGTGAGGCCCTCCCCAGCTCCATGCTCCTTCAGCCCCTCTGTTGGACAGTAGTTTTGGGTGGAGGAGAGATGAGTGAACCACCAGAAAGAGGGGTGCTGCCCCCACAGACCCATCTTTCGCGTCACCTGgaaccccttccctcccccacctccccccacacccAGCCAGCGCTAACCTGGAGGCTGGACCAACTGCGTGGTGCCCTGGCGGCTCTCCTCCTCTTCGACCAGCTCAGGCAATAGTGTTGCTGCTGAAGGATGAAGGCTGAGAAGTGGAGGACGGAGTGAAGTCATTGGCTGCCTCCAAGTCATGGAAAAGGGCTGTGCAGGAGCAGGGGGTGGTGGGACAGGGGCTCCGACTCTGTGCTGGCTGGCCTGAGACCATGCAGCTCAGAAGGGAGACCCGAGGGGGAGAGGGGTCTGGGTGTGACCTGAGGTCTGTCCTCGCTTAACTGGACAGCAGCGGACTGGGTGGGCCTCACAGTGGCCAGGGCTCCTGCTCAGATGTTAGCCTGGCACTGAGGTCAGAGTCCTGGGGGAGACTTCTTGCCCCACAGCCCCTCATTTCTATGCAGCCCAGTGCTCAGCCCCAGGTCCCTTTCTCCCAGTGAAGGATTCTCCCTAGACTTCCTTTCTTATTCAGGCCAGGGCGTGGGAGCAAGATTTGGTATTAGGGGAGCCTCTGAGTTCGCAATCTTTGGGTGACCTACTTGGAGTGTAAAGGCTAAATTCTCAAACTGTATGAGTTCAGGTTCACAGGctgttcctccccctcctccccaccccctaccccgcaTGCAATTTGAACAGACTGGTTGCTGGAGTAAGTAAACTAAAGATGTTAGCTTTCAGCAGACCCAGCCCTTTTGCCCGCAGCAGAGCAGGCTGGGCAGGAGAGGGCTGGCTGTGGAGGCCAGCCAAGCAGGGTGTGAATGGCCAGAGCTCTGCCACATCAGCACGGCTCCTGCTTCCCGTCCTTCTATTCCTGGCTCCATCCTTCCTGCTctggctcctccccttcctcctcccaaccAAACCTGAGCTAGGCTGCTGCAGAACTTGGGAAGGACAGGTCTGCACAGCAGACTGCAGAGAGCGTGCCCTGGAGGCTGTATCCTGACGCTTCTCCCAGGGGCTCCCCTGGCCTATGAGCCCGGGAAACAGGCCTCTTAAGGGATCATCAGGCCCAGCTCCCATCACATGACCAGCTCCGATTTGTGGTCCCAACATGGGCTCAGCCAGCAGGTCACACGGGGCTGTCTGCCAAGGGCACCTAAGGCACCTGCCTGACACACCATGCTCTTCTCTGGAGTCCCGCTGGACGCCTGCTTCTGCAGGCACCGAGGAGGTGGGGAGATGCAGCGTAAGTGCAGAGTGCCGGCCAAGGAGCAGAGTCTGGGTGCCCTGCCACTTACTCTCAGCCATCCTCAGCAAGTCTGGctaggcctcagcttcctcatctatagaCTGGGCAACCCCTCTTCGTGGGGCTGCTTTGAGGAAGGCGTGATGTCTGTGAAAAAGCCCAGCGCTGCACCTGGTGTAGAGTAGATGCTCGGGGGGTCGTCTGAGAGGCAGGCACAGCTGGTAGGCATGGGCTCAGCTGCCTGTTACGTCAGTCTTCCTCCCAGACCTACCCTTACGCTGGAGGAAATAGCCCCCTGAaacagggctggggctggagagATGCCACACAGGGGGTGCTGGGGTGAGCCTAACAGCCTTCTGGAGCCCCTTCAGCAAAGATTTGTTCCATTCCTGGGCTGAGCTCTGGCTCTGGCCTCCTGATGCAGGTGTGTGCTCAGCCCCCCGGAGATCTAGTCCCGTGCTGGCTGTAGAGGAACCATCCAGACGTTAAACCAGCAGCTGCATGAGGTGTGCATCTCCCCTCCTGCCAGAATGGGCCAGCAGACATCTCTTCTGGGGGGTGAGTGTCTTGGCAGTACGGAGACTCCCTTCTCGAAACAGCAGATGGACAGTTGCCTGTATTATCCCTGGACCCACCTTGAACTCACAGCCCCAAGGAAACATCCCAGAACCTGGAACAGCTATTGAAAAGGAACTCTCCCTCTGAAGGGGAAGGTGCTGACCTGAGGCCTTCTTGCCCAGCTCTCCCGGGCTCCTTGCCAGGGCCAGGGCTGCTGGGGAGGCCCCATCAGCTGCTGTCCTGGCTGGACTTGCTTCCAATACTTGCTGCAAGTGGCTGTTGTCCAAGTAAATTACTCGACAGTGCCAGAGGGGCTGCCAGAGAGCGGCTTGTCCGACTCCTCTCCATGAACCCCACTGACACACAGGGAAATCCAGGCCTGGAGGTTGTCTGCTGCCTGACCTTGTACCAGCACTGAACTCTGAACTTGTTCATCCTCATCTGTGACTTGAGGGTGACAGCTGACTGAGAACTGCAGCAAGGGTGTGAGGGATCAATGTAGAGAAGAAAGGGTTAGCCAGGCAGGTTCCCTGGGGCCGTCCCATTCCCTCCATCTCTGGGTGCAGGCCCTTGGGGACTGCcagtggggaggacagaggagggaagagggctcAGGCAAGGTGTTACCACGTCTCAGTACAGGCTTTGACCCTCAGGGTATGGAGAAGCTTCGGAGAACCAGTCTCTTCCACTCACGGGCCCTCTGTCCTCTTGGTGTTGTCAGGGACGCCCATTGGCCCCTTCtatgggggggtggggaaggggggcaTGATGGGCATCTCTGAAGAGAACTGGGTACCCAGCTCAGCACCAGGCCAGGATTGGGGAAGGTTCCCGCATatgaagagagagggagagatactGGATGGAAACCCAAGCAAGCTGGACTTGGGAGGTGGCAGCGAGCTAACAGTTGAGATTGTCTCTATCAGAGACGGGAAGGCCACAGGCCATCTGAGAACCATTTTTCATCTGAAAAGAAGGCATGAAAAACTCTCTGCTTGTGATGACTGGCACTGCAGCAGGAGGAAGGCAGTCTTCTGGCAGTGAGGAGTCTAATACTGGAACAGCTGGTCCCAAGTTATTGcagatttaaaagcaaataagacACGGGCAGCACCCAGCTGGCATTTCTGTGCTGGAAGGCTGGCTGTGCAGGAAGGGCGGGTCATTTCCCcctaaggaaagagagagggtgTGCAGCTTGTCGCcagtcctgcatctcctgccaccCCCCAGTATTAGCTGCTGTGCACCAGTGGCCTGCTCCGGGCCAGCTGCTTCAGATGCCCTGTTTTTactcctcacaacaatcctgcaGGGAACGGGCCCCTGttgacagaagaaaaatgaggCCCAAGAGACCAAGAAATAGCTGGTGAGCAGTGCTGGCCTGAAATCCCACACTGACCCCAGAGTCCATGCTCATGGCCTCTGAGGCTGGAAGAAGGGCTTCCTTGCGGGGGGAAGTGAAgggcatcagggtcttctccgaATCCCCTCCCGACTCAGTTCTAGTTGTCACCTTCTGCTTGTAGGCAGAGTTGTGCTGGCGTCACAGCATCCCTCACAAGCCAACTCATGCTAGCCAGTCGCCCACTCGAGACTAGACAGAGAACCAACAGCCACCTTTCAGTATTCATCCCAACAAGTCTCAGAGATCAGTTTGACAGTCACGTGGTTCCTACGGGACTGTTGGTCTAGGAATCATTAGGACACCTCACCCAGCTGCTGTGTCCCCGTCTTCCCCCACACTGGCCTTGGCCACCCCATCTGCTCCTGAAACATTTGCACTGGTCTAGCCCACTCCAGGCCAGACTCAATAGGAACTCAAGATTCTCATAAAGTTGTTTCCAAAGATGTCTTCTCTCTCTGTAATCCttgagagtgggggtggggagatccTCACGGGCCAGGGTTGGTGAataagaggaaaagggagaataCTGGGGAACTTGGATCCATGAGaggttaaaaacattaaaaagtctgAAGAAAAAGTCAGTGGTAACCAATGACTGTGATGGGTGGCCTGACAAGTCCATTCATCAGATGGAAAAGATAAGGCTTGGCCTGGAGTagacagagcccagaaatagctCCTGGAGAGGTCCTTTGTGAAAAGGGGCCCTGGGGGACAGGGCAGAGGTGAGGCCCGGCCTCCTGTAGATAGATATGGCTGTGTGCAAGGCACATCTGCTCCTGGAGCACGGGTTTGACCCAGGCCTGGATCCTGGAAGGCGCATTAAATGGTGGGCTGAGATGAATGCTGGGTGAGCAGCAACCAAAATGCTGAAGGAAATACCTCTTGTGTTCCCAGGGGGCAGCCTTGCCTTCCAGCCTACCtggagctgggagctggggggaCAGTCTTACATCCTGCACTCACCTTAGGTATGAAGAAAATGGTTCGTTTTCTAAAAGGCCTGGATACATCTCCCTCCAGGTGGGACCAGACGCCTGAGAACAGGGAGGACAGAGGTGTCGAGGTTCCAAGCCTCACAGCAGGCAGAGACACTGCCCTTCACTGTCCGTAGAATCTGTTCAGCTCGCCCGACTATTTCAACAGATGGTGAGTGACACCTATGCAGTTCTGGCCCTAGGTTAATGTCCCCCAAAACATGTCGCTGGCCCTCCTGGCCTCAGTTGTTCCATCTGTATGGTCGAGGAAGAGGGAGGTTTCACTGTGACTCAGGAGGCCTCACTCTCAGGTATTTCCTGTCCTCTCGTATGGTATTTTTACAAGGTCAGAGAGGAGACTTGTAGACATCCTGACCCAACGGCAACGTGGAAAATGGTGTTTCCTCTCTGAAATCAAGACAGAGAAATATTCTAGGTGCCATCTATAAAGTAAAAAGCAAATGGCCTGTCTCCCAAGACGGTGGCCAAGTCAGGTCTGCCCAGGCTGCAACCTGCACCTCCCGCAGGCCAAcagctgggggtggagggctgTAGAAACCTCTGGAGTTGCATCTGTGGGCTGTGATGCTGTCTCAAGGGTCACTTTCCTACTCTGGGCCTTGAAATCTCGCACAGCGTGTGTCTGGGGACAAGATACTTGATGGAGGGCTCTgctggggaaggtgggggtgTGGAACTGGGGAAGTAAGTAAAGGTTGTCTGATGCACCCACTGTATCAGACAAAAGCTCACCTTTGAGATGGCTCCTCTCTGCTGACTGGAGGGGGACCCGCTCCCCAGGTTCTGAGTCAGTCCCAGCTAGTGCTGTTGCTGGAAATCCCAGGACCACAGCTCCCTCCGTTCCCCATTTTCTCATCCCCCAGGAAACCAAAACTCGAGGCTTTCTAaaaattcagattcttttttttttatttatgagGAATGTATATTGTTAGTCACTTATACCAAAGGACACATAAAAGCAGAATCATAAAACTGACTGCACCCATCGTGGCCCCCAAGTCTACGCTTGGGCTCTTCTCCACTCTGCTCTTGGGAGTCACTACAGAGACCCCAAAAGCCAGCAAAATCCCTTCAACGTGAGTAAAGGAAATAGCTTGAAGCAGCGACAAATTTTTTTACAAGTGATTATTCAAAGAATGCACAATAGCCACAGTTCAGACAAATCAACTACaaagatcataaaaaaaaaaaaaaaaagctggggagGAGGTCTTGCTTATCAAAAACAAAGATTGGACAAAAAAGTGAAGCAGACACTTTGGGTAGGCAGGAGTTTTGCCTCTCCTGAGGGGGGTGGGGCGCCGGGGTGGGACGGCCGTGCAGGGCCCAATACAGGCTTGTTTCCAGAGGATGCACGGGTACAGGGAAGCCTTGCTCTCTTCCTACAGCAGAAACTGAATACTGTAAGTTCGCCAGACAAGATCTTGGGGCAAGCGGGGGCTCTGGCCGGTTGAGAGTGCCTGGGCTCCCAGCTGAGAAGAGGTGGCTGAGACTGAGCTCTGTGGAGGTTCTAATGCCCAGAGGGGCTGGACATGCCAAGCGAGTAGGTGCTGCTCTCCAGCCCAAAGAACCAGGGAGCTGAGCcgagccaggactgatctcgtgcCCGTGGAAGAGTCACAGGACCGGGTTGGTAGGCCCCTGCCACCTCAGAAGACAGGCACTGCTTCCCTTCTAGTTCCACGGGACACTTTGGTGTTCTGCAGAAACA
This region includes:
- the CHRNB2 gene encoding neuronal acetylcholine receptor subunit beta-2, translating into MAWLSGLKAMLLSFGLLGLCSGVWGTDTEERLVEHLLDPSRYNKLIRPATNGSELVTVQLMVSLAQLISVHEREQIMTTNVWLTQEWEDYRLTWKPEEFDNMKKVRLPSKHIWLPDVVLYNNADGMYEVSFYSNAVVSYDGSIFWLPPAIYKSACKIEVKHFPFDQQNCTMKFRSWTYDRTEIDLVLKSDVANLDDFTPSGEWDIVALPGRRNENPDDSTYVDITYDFIIRRKPLFYTINLIIPCVLITSLAILVFYLPSDCGEKMTLCISVLLALTVFLLLISKIVPPTSLDVPLVGKYLMFTMVLVTFSIVTSVCVLNVHHRSPTTHTMAPWVKVVFLEKLPTLLFMQQPRHRCARQRLRLRRRQREREGAGALFREALGADSCTCFVNRASVQGLAGAFGSEPAPAAGPGRARGPCGCGLREAVDGVRFIADHMRSEDDDQSVSEDWKYVAMVIDRLFLWIFVFVCVFGTIGMFLQPLFQNYATATFLHADHSAPSSK